Genomic DNA from Ctenopharyngodon idella isolate HZGC_01 chromosome 1, HZGC01, whole genome shotgun sequence:
AGATGAAGACGGGAGGACATGGAGTTGAGGGGGGTGTACCTGGGATGCCAGGTGTCACCATTGAGCCCTCTGGAGACGTTGTGAGTTCATCAACGAAACGTCCATGAAGGAGGGTGCCCACTTGATGACCCCAATGATATTCCTACCCTCCCTAGTACTCACTGCTGACATCAGGTAAGCCAGCTTTCCAAAGGGATTGAAACATCAAGTCCTATTATCTCTacaatatttgattaaaaatacagcaaatattgtgaaatattatttccagaaaaatctcactgaccccaatcttttgaacggtagtgtaaattAGACTACTGGACACTttatagttaatttttttaaatctaaagtaTAGTAtcaatttacaatttaaatagaaaatgtttttgtattacAGTACTGAGAATATGGAGGGAAAATCTgcataactgtaattaaaagaaagtcttaatggtcctaaaacAGGCTTTGTTTCCTTCATGAAAGATTATTTTTCCAtttgattttgaggtgaaacATGACCCGGACACGCTCTCAgcaggttttgtgagattcaccctcAAAGGACATCAGTTCAACCCGTATTAAAcctaagacttttattttgaaatactatGAATGTTCTCAATGGCTGCCCACCGTTTGCCATCTCTCTGAAATACTTCCTGTTATAAACTGGAGCTGAGCCAGATAGAGGGGAAGAAACGAGTGGAAAAAAGGAACAGATGAATGAGGTTTTCACAACGATATGGACAAAAGACATGAGATGGTGTGACATGAGCTGTACACACAGAGAGAAGGAGAAGGTGTGTCTGtttgcatgtgtatgtgtgtgtgtgtgtttacaagCATCCCTGGGTTGTACAATTTTGTGTCACATGGTGTTATTCCACTTCACTTTGTAAGTGTTGAATTGAATGGAACGTGCGTGTACCTTGTTAACACCTCAGTGCTGACGCTTGTGTGTGTAATTAAAGGTGCAACTTCCACCACAGTGAGGTGAAAACATTACGAGAGAGACGGAGGCGAGAGGTGTTTGAGGTGCAGTGATACACCCGTGCCAGCGGGGGCGCCGCGGCCTCACAGAGCAGTGAGTCTCCCCGTCAGAGCGGCCTGCAGTTCAGACGGCAGGAACACGCCGAGCTCGGTGATGATGCCGCCCGTGATCAGCTGGTGAGGAGTGACGTCAAACGCCGGGTTCCACACGTCGATCCCTACGTCACAGACAAACAAAGAGAATGAGCTCCTTACAAACAGCCTTATTGTAGTACCACTGATATAccattatagtttttgttaatattttgaattcaattgtattttctataaaactaaaagtaaaaattaaagtgaaaattaaaattaaagtgatcgaagattcagtctctctaaacccctcctttttGAGAGCCtcatctgctctgattggtcagatgacccagtctgttatgattggtctactctgctccgattggtcagatggcccagtctgttgtgattggtcgaccgCTTACAGCATGTGTCAGAAACCAAACGTCCATTTCTATATCTGAAGttcagctctggaggcttcttcagcacttgatacacagtgatacaaacagtaatgATCGCGTTATTGTTCGCAGGCAGCCAGTGAAGACCATAGgatggcattatgcaaatttgtgatGGTCTACTctcctctgattggtcaagGAGGGGGCTGTTAGATGTGTAGTAGTAACAGTTCTCTAATAGTAATGCTATACAATTTCACTCTATAGACAGCTCACATCATTGTGCTTCTCTTCAAATATAACAGACACGTAACAGTTCCAGTGAAACTCTGTCAGATAACAAGTTAATGAATGGATGGGGGTGTGCAGCTCTCCCGTCCCATTCCCATCTCAAACTCCTGGTCTTGTCCACCGTGTGTCAGACAGCAGAGTTCATGAGAGTCATGCATTAATCTGTCTCTCCCCCCCGAGACGCCGGCAGCTATTAACCgctgcagctttaattaatcTGATGCTTCTGactcgtctctctctctctctctctctcctattTTCACATGTATGTAGGATCATTCCTCCCTCACTCGCTCTCATATCACAACCGTTTAATTAAAAGCAGCTCCGCTCTGTTTCAAATCTCACTTAAGCCCTGCggtgtctcacacacacacatagacacacacacacatcatcttTTTCTGGCTTTCTCACCCCTTCTTCACTACAATAACCTGATGATTTGaacatttaccaaaaaaaaaaaaaatatatatatatatataataataatatacacaaAGTTCTCTTTTGCAGAAGTCCAGTATTTATCTCTTTAGGTCTTTTTATACGTTTATTAACATAATTATTAACCTACCTAGTTAGTCTAATTATAAAACTATGTTGTCAGTGCCCTACAAATGAACTGGTTCTatgcctttattttgttattcagACTTATAGAAAAGGACAAGTCCTCAGAAATTTCTTATCCTTTAATATAGGCAAAAGCACACAGCAATAAAAGGGTTAAACTCTAAACTCTACACAAAGAGGAAGAAAGAGAAGGACCGAGTGAGACCAAGGAACTGcacaacacttttaaaaatgtgaccctggaccacaaaaccagtcataagtcacacgggtatatttgtagcaatagctaatacattgtatgggtcaaaattatttttcttttttgccaaaaatcattaggatattaagtaaagataacagtaaataatatatcaaaatatatcaaaaatgtatttttgtgagtggatatgcgttgctaaggacttcatttggacaactttgaaggtgattttcttaatattttgattttattgcaCCCtaagattccagattttcaaatagttatatctcgaccaaatattgtcctatcctaacaaatacatcaataaatcaatttacatcaatggaaagcttaatTATTCAGCTTTCGGATGATGTATaaatcaatttcaaaaaaattgactcttatgactggttttgtggtccagggtcacaaataggCCTATGCTGTCATCTAATGGTTATACTATGCatggaattttaattttttttttttttttcattcatttaaaaaaatatagcaGTAATCTGCTTATTTTTAACTTACACATACTtcttgaattgaaaaaaaaaagagaataaaatgtgtttatttctattatttgtattttaaatagaaataaatggtGTATAATGTATTGTTTAGAAGATATGAGActtttcctgtttcccttttttgacattattttaatccCTCGCTATGGCAACACCATTAGCAATGTCCAATATCCAATATCCATTCGCAATTTAACATTTTCAATGTCTTAAACTGCTATagcttaataacaaaaaaaataaaaaaaaactgtaattatattccattaataatataataaaattcaatatgaatgcatttctgccacaataccatggttacagttagtGTTATTACAGTAAATCATGGTAAATGTTGGCGACTTGAGGATTGAAAAGCATGCCAAATTTGTGCCATTTTTGTGTTACTCTTAGTACACACTCACCAGGTGCAGCTACAGGAACTCCATTGATGCTGGTGAGCTCCTCAGGTGGACGTTCCTCAATCACAATGTCTCGTCCGCTCTCCAGACTCAGATCGCAGGACGTGCTGGGCGCCGCCACGTAAAACGGTACCCCGTGATGTTTGGCGGCAATGGCCAGCTGATACGTGCCCACTTTGTTCGCTGTGTCGCCGTTTGCAACAACCCTGTCCGCTCCGACGACGACAGCTGTGTGCGCACAGGAACGTTAACATCTGGTAGAACTGATACAGAAACGAAACTCAAGCGAACACGTGTCACCTCACCTGTGATGCCTTTCTCCCTCATGGCGAGCGCCGCCATGCTGTCTGTGATGAGGGTGGCCGGGAATCCTTCAGCGACGGCCTCGTACGCCGTCAGTCGGGCGCCCTGGTTGTAGGGCCTCGTCTCTGTGCAGTACAAACGCTTCAAGCGTCCCAGCGAGTGCAGCGACCGTACCACTCCTGTATGGATCAGTTACAGCGATTCATTTCTATCATTTCTACACGAGCGCATGAATAACTCGTGCACAGACTCACCGAGAGCTGTGCCGTATCCTGCTGTGGCGAGGCTGCCGGTGTTGCAGTGTGTGAGGATGGTGACAGAGTCTCGCGGGACTCCAGACAGGATGTGCTGGGCGCCGTAGTTGCCAATTTTTTTGTTGTCGTTTACATCTCGCTCCAACATCTCCTCAATCCAGCCAATCACGCTGCAGCAGGGGAGTAGCCAAGAGAGAAACACATTAATAGGCAAAGAAATCCAATTTAGTCTGTTATGATTATTAATACTTTGCTGAAGATTAAAGGTCATacaaataattgtgattaacaATTTAATTGGTCTCCCACAGTGAAAGTTGGATAAACAGTGAATTTGAAAGCACACAATAGCAAGTATAATTTCCTTTAAGGCTCTTTGTTcttcaattaaaaacaacagttatttatattatattatttgtttaaatattatttataatatttatttattatacaaatagagtaaaaaaacagtaatactgtgatatattacaattataaaatattacaaaataactgttttcgatatacaacatatttttaaatgtgttgtaaaatgtaatttattcctgtgaaggcaaagtttattttttatattataaatgaaataaattgtttttaaatcagttaaatAAGGCtctttattcactgtgttcttcatttaaaaacaacagttAATGATTGAGAaaactaatattttattatttatattataaatagagtaaaaacagtaatactgtgataCTGTTTTCAATACTgtttttgagtttatattttattatattataatattataaatgaaataaattgtttttaaatcaattaaataaagaattaattttgattttatgtggcTTTTTAGCATTGTAATTTAGATTAGAgttgtattattttaacatattaataataatttattaattaaaatagtttttgtcaTCTTAACCCCTTTTGGAAGTCTCAAATATTGCATGTAAATAATtagaaataatacttttaaatatttgtaaaggtttaaaatattaaatgaataaaatatattagaaagcTAATAGTATTATTTCTAATTTTGCTCAGTTTTACTTCTCCATCCTTCACCAAGCAAGTCTCAAACAGCCATATTTTTGACAATCGTATGAAGTTCCCACTGAACATATCCTGGTCAAATACACCagaaataacataaaatgtgtGATGAGAATTTATATTAAACTTTAAGACTATTTCACACACATAACTCAAGTAAACAAAGCAGAGTAAACAATTCTGCTCTGGAATATTTTGCTATTAAACGTGCCTCTAACAAATCCCTGAATATCATTAAAAGATTTAAATTCTTCAAATATCCCAACACGTGCCGGTTAAACTCCGGTTTCACGTGAGCGTCCATCAGTGTCACCTGTCTCTCAGctgctctgtgtttttctccaTGCTCTCGTTCTCGGTGAACTCCATGAGCTCGCGGGCGGCTCGGCCCATGTTGACCGCCGTGGGTCGCGCGGAAGTCAGGTGGCACAGAGAATCCCTGATGAAGGAAACGAGGTCGTCACCCCCAGCGCCCGCCCGCAGCTCCACCGCCAGGCTCAGGCACCCCACGATGGCGATGGCAGGAGCGCCGCGCACCTGCAGGGTGAAAGGTCACACGCCAATGTTTCTCATTAAGAGGAGGTTTATTCCTCACGCGCTCTGCTCTCACAAATCAtctatttaaattgattttcatgattttaaCGCTTCCATTCAGGTCTAAAATCAGCTCActggaatggaaaaacacattattaaagTGAAAAGCCCCATTAATTAATTCATACCTTTgtgagacagacagatgaatgATGAGTTCAGCATTTtgagtttttgtgttttgttacatatttttaccgATTTATGCCGTTCTACCTCGACTATTTTTGGCCCACGACGTTTCCGTCAGACCAATGTTTGCTGGTTTACATGACTGATGTAATAGGTGGTTTAATAATAGTATGAAATCACTATTCATAACGGAAAACACTCATATGTATACATATCTTTGTTCGAGACACTCTTGGTGAATCATCAGAGAAGATGAATGGAAAGTACGACTGACCGTTACTTAAACGCTTGCGCGTGAGTGTCACTTCCCGCCCATTAGTAAAGCTCTCGTGACAGTGACAGCGCCTGGCACAGGGCCGAGCCCCTCAATCCCTTATTGATCAATAATTCATGCGAGATATTTGCAGTAACGACTATTAATGAGGCGCAGACATGGCTGCCGGAAAACCATCACCCCAACACATTAATTATGCACCACATTAATCAAGACTGGAATGGCTTGAGAAAGAAAATTGGAGCAACAACACCTTTATGATGTCACAATCCGTGTTCACGAGCaataaggggccgttcacacaggaCAGGTAGCTACTTTCCAGCAAACATTGGTCCGACGGCAACGTCGTGTGTCCCTGGCCAAAAAATAGTCGCGGTAGGACGGCAAGAAACGGTAAAAATATGTACACAGAACTAAAGATACGTTTCATAACTGTCAACTATTTTTAAACCAAGACGGAGCGTGACGTCTTTTCAACGGTCATTAAACGTGTTTGCTGTTCAAAAAGTTCAGAACGGTTTAATTTTACGTGCCACCGTAAAAACACAACAGCATCTATGTGACTCATTTGTACACAGACCAACAATTTATTAACAACAAAGTGCAGACCAAACGCAAGAAACTGTGTGAACGACCAAAAATTAAACAGAACGCAAAACTCTTTTAACTTAACACTTTAAAAGGTGTGTGAGACGCTGAAAAAATGATGAACGCCAAAAAAATGTctgtcaaacaaacaaacaaaccaaaaattagCACATCGAAACACAAGAACACGTACTGCGAGAAGAGCTAATGCAGaacgttcccttaacgttaGTGTAAAGTTCCtacttgattttctttttaggaacattttttaattatttacaacCATAAACTAACGTTCCCAATTATGTcggaaaacaaaataagacgCACGcgtacattattaaaaaaaaaaaaaaatagcgcaGACTGAACGCAAGAACGCGTCCTGATGCGCACAAGCGTTCATCACATTTTTGAATGATGTGCGGGATCATTCCAACAGATCAGAGAGGCCAACTGGGGTttcattaatgacattattaacTAAGATTCGTACTGCTTAATCATTTGATTTcgtatgatataaatatattcacCCGGCTTGCAGGGACTTTATATCAAGCGCAGGTTATGCAGatcacacatgcacacgcacGAACAAAGCGCGACCCCGTGCTCTGATCCGACACAAAGGAACCTCTGCCCGGCATCGAGATGTTCGGAAGTGCGTGAACGGAACCAGGCAGAGGATCCGTCGATCGGGCCTTCCGTACCTTCATGGTCTTGATGGCCTCATATCCGTCCCGCACCGAACGGATCTCGTCGAACACGGTCTCGTGCGGCAGCAGCAGCTGGTTGAGGATCTGCAGAGACCCGGACCGGTACCGGATCGCTTCCAGCGTCATGACCCGTATGAGATGCGGCTGAAGGTATTCCGGGAGCGCTGTCGCCGATGTGTGACGGGTTCCGTCGGTTGGTCTCGTGTCCTGTGGATTCGGGGTGTGTTAAAAGCAGGGTGAATCGTGAATCATGAATCGCGAGGTGTGGGCGTAGTTTAAAGGCCTGCACGGACTGGGGGGGAAAAGCGCACGGCTCACGGAACCGCGTGTTCGCTCCGGTAGGAAGCCCCGCCCATCTGGTCCCGCCTACTCCTGTCAGTCATCCTCCAGCAGACTGCGCGCATTGTGTGCGGTGCATTTGACGTTCAGATGAAgccctttattattattttaactacGGCAAAGCAACAATAAAGCGATTCAGACTATTCTTAGAGTGAATGGAAGGATCTAATGAAGAGCAGATGTGAGGACACGTAAGATCATGTTTCTGTGGaagaatgtacaatgtgaacgTATGAATCGATTAAAATGCACACTAGCGcagtttgatatttttatacGCCATGACGTTATTCACCTCAGAGGGCTCttcttaaattaaaactaatgtcataatttacttacctCCATGTCTTTGCAAACGATATTCTGTGTAACAGtaaaactagatttaaaaatgttcacaCAGATCTTTTATACAGtggaagtgaatggggactAGTTcgagcgccaaaaaaaaaaaatgtcaaaacacaCTAAAGGATGATAATAACTGTAAAGATGTAATAATAAAGCATTTTAATTCTACAAGAAAAGGAAAGTACACCACGACTATAATAACAATAGCGACACTGAGGAACGATATTGttgaaatcactttcagaaagatttttttcccAGCTTATGAACAGTAAAAACGACAAACGACAatcaatcagaatccacccaaCTTtcaagagctcgagcatttaaagagatagttcaccaaaaaatgaaaattctgtcatcatttactcaccctcatgtcatgtcgttccaaacctgtaagacttttgttaatctttggaaagtggtagttgcgtaggctgtcaacgGAGGGATGAAAAGTTCttagattttatcaaaaatatcttaatttgtgttccgaagatgaacaaaagtcttacgggtgcggaaagacatgagggtaattaatgacagaaatttcatttttgggtgaactaaccctttaagttgttttttCTTGAGAATGACAGTCCcagtccccattcactttcattgtacgAAGCAGCCAGGACATTCTGCAAAACACTCTTTTGTGTTCTTTGTAAAAatgaaagtcatatgggtttgtaACAACACAAGTGAGTAAAGGCCAGTTCAACCCAAGAACGATAAGTATGAAGATaacaataacgataactatattagcaatAACACTCTGTTTACTATAAATGCACTCTTCAGTTTTGTCGCCTGCCACTATAAATGCTCGAgttctttaaagcaggatggattctgatcgtctgtcaatgtttttatcattcatcagctggaaaaaaaatcgtGACAATGATTCCAACGTTATCGTTCCTCTGTGTCGTTATCGGTGTGGTGTGGGCTTCCCTATTCTCATAGGATTAGAACGATAATTATCATACATGCTGTGAACGAGccttaaatgatgacagaacttccatttttagctcaacttttctttttaattgtcaCATTAGACATTATCATATCCTTCACCGTAGACACATTAGCAAATTAATGCAGCTTTTAAAAAATAGACCCATTATCAGAACATCAGTACATACATTAATACATTAGCAGTGATTGCCTTCAATATGTGGAAACGGTAATAAACCTCATCTGTACATACTGGAGTGAATGAGGATGATGAAGACGAAGGCAAGCTAATGGAGTTCAGACACCATCCTATAATAATAAAGGTTGTCATGGAAACGAGGCAGCTTTATGTCTGGCTCTGAAAACGCAaaccaaaccaaccaaccaacaaacaaacaaacaaacaccccCATGAAAGAGTTGATATGCATCACAGACATACTGAACCTACTGAGATCTAGAAATGTGGATCTGCCCTACACAAACAACAAGGGGGTCGGATTGTGTCGGTCAGGGGTTAAAGTTGATGCCCTTTTGACTCTGAAATAGACAAGCGAAGAAAAAGAGACGACAGCTTCCCAAAAACATGCTGATCTCAGCATCTGAATCGATACCACACAAAACCTCTTCATCACGTTTTCTTCATTATCACCCACATACAAAACCTCTTTATACACACATGCTCGATTTTATCAAACCAAACAGAcccatgaacacacacacacacacacacacgcacacactgaCACCATCCCCCATCTGAAACCCCCTCACAATGAACCCCGTTTGATTTTCTCTCACGTCTGTTCTCCAGCGGGGTGCGGATAATCCGCGATTATGGGATATTATCCGCATCTCGTCCATctaacacactctcacacacacacacacacacttgaacaTCTTCCCTGGAGTGCTGAGATTATTCCCATATCAGGGTCGTGCAGTGACATTATCCTAATCTGGGAATACTGTAGGACACAGATTACTGTAAAGATGCTATTATAGACTGCAGATTAACAGCACTTAtacatgagagagagagggagaagagAGGTTAGGGTGAATGAGAGGAGGAGATGGATGACGAAAAAGAAAAATAgggataaaataaaaagatcaaTGTCATTTTTGTAGTGCTAGTTACATGCATGGGAATGAATTCTGTTCTCGGATAACTATGGAAGCTCGTTCCcgccactaaaaaaaaattctggaattctgacttttctcgcaattgcgagtttttaatcacgcaattctgactttataactcacagttctgacttttttttctcagaattgcgagatataaacttacaattgcgtgatataaagtctgaattgtgagttataaagtcagaattgcatttaTAGTGtgcaattgtgagggaaaaaagacttGAGTTTAtctcttgcaattctgactttatcttgcaattctgactatatcactcaattctgactttataactctcagttctgactttttctcagaattgcgggatataaactcacaattgcaagttataaagtcagaattgcgtgataaaaacttgaaactgcaagaaaaaaaagtcagaattgttagataaaaattaccttttttatttttttttttcatggtggaaacaagcttccatagataaCAGTGATTGTTTGATCATATTTAGTTTTGAAGTATTTATTTACAAAGCATTTAGGAGGAATCTCACAAATTAAtgtcatatttcacaatatatataaGAATTTTAAGACCATTTGAATTGGAAATTAAGCACAATTTTCCCCACAATTCTCATtactattaatatatatatatatatatatatatatatatattcctctAATACTGTTATGTGAATCTAACAgacacatttaattttaattattttttaataaatatttttaattaatttcaaattttattgaaaaaataaatgtactacAGCAAATACTACCATTCTGTATGCTTATTGTAcactataaattatatatatacatttttaacattatggtttaaatgtgcttaattattattaaaaaaagtcacaatgcaaaaaaaaaaaaatgatggtcCTAAAATAACTGTATTTTGCTTTatccaaaatataatttcaa
This window encodes:
- the mri1 gene encoding methylthioribose-1-phosphate isomerase, which translates into the protein MTLEAIRYRSGSLQILNQLLLPHETVFDEIRSVRDGYEAIKTMKVRGAPAIAIVGCLSLAVELRAGAGGDDLVSFIRDSLCHLTSARPTAVNMGRAARELMEFTENESMEKNTEQLRDSVIGWIEEMLERDVNDNKKIGNYGAQHILSGVPRDSVTILTHCNTGSLATAGYGTALGVVRSLHSLGRLKRLYCTETRPYNQGARLTAYEAVAEGFPATLITDSMAALAMREKGITAVVVGADRVVANGDTANKVGTYQLAIAAKHHGVPFYVAAPSTSCDLSLESGRDIVIEERPPEELTSINGVPVAAPGIDVWNPAFDVTPHQLITGGIITELGVFLPSELQAALTGRLTAL